Proteins encoded within one genomic window of Augochlora pura isolate Apur16 chromosome 11, APUR_v2.2.1, whole genome shotgun sequence:
- the LOC144477365 gene encoding solute carrier family 35 member E2A produces the protein MENHSVRINYTLTPHDTEQPLIHDNQAIQLKEHNKKSEEIIVHTNKTKGGLFNSRALIFVALWFFFSGCTLFLNKYILSYMEGNLTILGACQMLMTAICGFIQMYFPCGMYRTRSRLTKPAGFYKHMILVGCTRFTTVVLGLVSLNYVAVSFTETIKSSAPIFTVLISRYLLGEHTGLYVNLSLIPVMGGLALCSVNEISFDVRGFIAVMATNVTECLQNVYSKMLISGNNFRYTPAELQFYTSLASIVVQVPVSILLLDLPTLEHSLSFKLFTAYLLNGVFFHFQSITAYALMDYVSPVTHSVANTAKRASLIWVSVLLFNNPVTRLSAMGTCLVIAGVLLYSRAQKYDGLNKEKLRHS, from the exons ATGGAAAATCATTCTGTTCGTATAAACTATACGCTAACACCCCACGATACTGAACAACCATTAATACATGATAATCAAGCCATACAACTTAAAGAGCACAATAAAAAATcggaagaaataattgtacatacaaataaaacaaaaggtGGTTTGTTTAACTCCAGGGCACTGATATTTGTAGCATTATGGTTCTTCTTCAGTGGGTGTACTTTattcttaaacaaatatatattgtctTATATGGAAGGAAATCTTACAATTTtgg gTGCCTGTCAAATGTTAATGACAGCTATATGTGGTTTTATACAAATGTATTTCCCATGTGGAATGTATAGAACAAGATCCAGATTAACAAAACCAGCAGGTTTTTATAAACACATGATCTTGGTCGGATGTACAAGATTCACAACAGTAGTATTAGGACTGGTATCACTTAATTATGTAGCAGTGAGTTTTACGGAAACTATTAAAAGTAGTGCGCCAATTTTTACCGTCCTTATTAGCAGATATTTATTAG GAGAACATACAGGGTTATATgtgaatttatctttaattccTGTAATGGGTGGTCTAGCTCTGTGTTCAGTGAATGAAATCAGTTTTGATGTCAGAGGATTTATTGCTGTTATGGCCACAAATGTAACAGAATGTTTGCAAAATGTTTACTCCAAAATGTTAATTAGTGGCAATAACTTTAGGTACAC TCCTGCAGAGTTACAGTTTTATACCAGTTTAGCATCAATTGTGGTGCAAGTACCAGTGTCAATTTTACTACTAGATTTACCAACACTCGAGCATTCCTtaagttttaaattattcacagCCTATCTTCTTAATGGAGTGTTCTTCCACTTTCAAAGTATCACTGCATATGCATTAATGGATTATGTTAGTCCTGTGACACACAG TGTGGCCAATACAGCAAAGAGAGCTTCTTTAATTTGGGTCTCtgtattgttatttaacaatcCGGTAACTAGATTATCGGCTATGGGAACATGTTTGGTAATAGCAGGAGTATTACTGTATAGTCGAGCACAAAAATACGATGGAttgaacaaagaaaaattacgacACAgttaa
- the Lint-o gene encoding L(3)mbt interactor in ovarian somatic cells isoform X1, whose translation MQQHRVEAQILHEEQILEAIDQLRRRKARPDADRICNYLLRKFSVDARDTIADLHRLIEAEKVIQVDYKGNTSYRNASKWSRLQLYKNRPEGFVKEKLNSLMVAGAVAELVVEEPDYLDQGVPAYRLIEQLLDGVSNPTSRRMVEDFLGKEVASGNLTRLSNGNYSLVETSDMTSVEPTHRESFTLENGNVRRKELHTVSSTTGGLYDFDETENLTITDSRSNTPRSSRQVSPKPDPQIKKEECFEIIVGRNENNDSSVEHDSLKEQVSLESSQTPVDDGKEESKTTENLSHNLKRSSKSERKQRLLVRTDDPMDIEIKFEDYRKDNKEDTNSQKEKRDESGHLSEEREDDDAGRSSTNPSPTPSSVNVGGFRSARRKRAKKVFDPSDNNLVKRKRGRQPGSQNKTTLSQETQDTTKVTVKDGPCRQCSLCAKEKQESLVACRDCTVRAHPSCIYSPEEMLQKVGSNWQCERCKSCTICCETSDAGPLATCFTCDEAYHYYCHTPRIIIPKSNSKWQCNDCVQKQYKPSINQNISLVTSRPDTPSNPPVLPPVLSPQVSPARGSSDQMEDDGPRDGIDPNIPDASDWTSEQVYQYFARLFPKEAEVFRQQDIDGHSLLLMKRSDVLSGLDLLLGPALKIYRHVLKLQVRRDDPKLYWL comes from the exons ATGCAGCAACACCGGGTAGAAGCACAAATACTCCACGAGGAGCAGATCCTGGAGGCGATAGATCAGTTGCGTCGTCGTAAAGCGCGACCTGACGCTGACCGCATCTGCAATTATTTGTTGCGGAAATTCTCCGTAGATGCACGGGACACGATAGCCGATCTTCATAGATTAATCGAAGCGGAGAAGGTGATTCAGGTGGACTACAAAGGTAATACCAGTTACCGAAATGCTTCAAAATGGTCACGATTACAGCTTTACAAAAATCGACCGGAGGGTTTCGTGAAGGAGAAGTTGAACTCTTTGATGGTGGCGGGCGCCGTGGCCGAGCTCGTTGTAGAAGAGCCGGATTATCTCGATCAGGGTGTACCAGCATATAGGTTGATCGAGCAGCTGCTCGATGGTGTCTCGAATCCTACCTCGCGGCGTATGGTTGAGGATTTTCTTGGGAAAGAAGTGGCTAGTGGAAACTTGACGCGTCTTTCAAACGGTAATTATTCGCTGGTGGAGACGTCTGATATGACGTCTGTCGAACCAACACATCGAGAATCTTTTACCCTCGAGAATGGAAACGTTCGACGTAAAGAATTACACACGGTTTCCTCGACGACGGGTGGCCTGTATGATTTCGACGAAACAGAAAACTTGACAATTACGGACTCTAGATCAAATACGCCGAGATCCTCGCGTCAAGTTAGCCCGAAGCCTGATCCACAAATCAAGAAGGAAGaatgttttgaaataattgttggcAGGAATGAAAACAACGACTCATCAGTGGAACATGATTCTTTGAAAGAACAGGTATCGCTGGAGTCCTCGCAGACACCTGTCGATGATGGAAAAGAAGAATCGAAAACCACAGAAAATCTGTCACATAACCTCAAACGATCGTCGAAGTCTGAGCGTAAACAGCGCCTACTTGTTCGAACAGATGATCCTATGGACATAGAGATCAAGTTTGAGGATTATCGGAAAGACAATAAAGAGGATACGAATTcacagaaagaaaaaagagatgAGAGTGGACACCTTAGTGAGGAACGAGAAGACGACGATGCGGGAAGAAGTTCTACTAATCCCTCCCCTACACCGTCGAGTGTTAATGTTGGTGGATTTCGTAGTGCTCGCAGAAAG AGAGcaaaaaaagtatttgatCCTTCTGACAATAACCTTGTGAAACGGAAACGTGGAAGACAGCCTGGTTCACAAAATAAGACTACTCTATCTCAAGAAACTCAAGACACTACTAAAGTAACTGTCAAAGACGGCCCTTGTAGGCAATGTAGTCTTTGTGCCAAAGAAAAGCAAGAAAGCTTGGTTGCTTGTCGAGATTGTACCGTTAGAG caCATCCAAGTTGTATATATAGTCCGGAAGAAATGCTTCAAAAGGTGGGTAGTAATTGGCAGTGTGAGCGCTGTAAAAGTTGTACAATATGTTGTGAAACTTCAGATGCG gGTCCACTTGCGACATGTTTCACATGTGATGAAgcttatcattattattgtcataCTCCACGGATAATAATACCAAAATCGAATTCAAAGTGGCAGTGCAATGACTGTGTTCAGAAGCAATATAAACCAAGTATAAACCAGAATATTAGTCTGGTTACCAGTAGACCTGATACACCATCGAATCCACCTGTTTTACCTCCAGTTTTAAGTCCTCAAGTTTCTCCTGCCAGAGGATCTTCTGATCAAATGGAAGATGATGGTCCAAGAGATGGAATTGATCCAAACATACCCGATGCTTCAGATTGGACATCAGAACAAGTATACCAGTATTTTGCAAGACTTTTTCCAAAAGAAGCTGAAGTGTTCAGACAACAG GATATTGATGGCCACTCCTTATTATTGATGAAACGATCAGATGTTTTGAGTGGGCTTGATCTACTTTTAGGTCCagcattgaaaatatatagacaTGTATTGAAACTGCAAGTGAGAAGAGATGATCCAAAACTTTATTGGTTGTAA
- the LOC144477366 gene encoding transmembrane protein 59-like, whose product MKERMEIIALLLLFLVNVVRSDTFSSTVNREDPCINLCEKAPLSFTNNKYVKSCCQRGCRFYNLVDLHYEFEPNNLNGTKDACESSCAEAYSLPQGRYACITGCDFMGRQRFSDLLTIFTDAVYVEEGADSNTLFMLPDMPENDILSDPGLRKELFPGWWDLNGFRLPQTYIKTVPLDAGTIDYGVPSDYSGENEQSASIPGSDWLQCVSRHIGLPQWLLFSAIAAAALFALWLYLENCSEKSKDSDKEILIEKSDISPTVTVYLPEVPLHKQPPPKYSEIVDVPELKFS is encoded by the exons atgaaagaaagaatggAAATTATTGCTTTGTTGCTATTATTTCTTGTGAATGTTGTGCGAAGCGATACATTTTCCAGTACTGTAAATCGCGAGGATCCGTGCATTAATTTATGTGAGAAAGCACCTCTGTCATTTACAAAT aaTAAATATGTCAAATCATGCTGTCAACGTGGATGTAGATTCTATAATCTAGTCGACTTGCATTACGAATTTGaaccaaataatttaaatggtaCCAAAGATGCCTGCGAATCCT catGTGCAGAAGCATATTCATTGCCGCAAGGTCGCTATGCATGTATTACTGGCTGTGATTTTATGGGCAGACAGCGTTTCTCCGatcttttaacaatctttacTGATGCAGTATATGTAGAAGAAGGTGCAGATTCTAATACACTTTTCATGTTACCTGACATGcctgaaaatgatattttaagtGATCCTGGTTTACGTAAGGAGCTTTTCCCAGGATGGTGGGATTTAAATGGGTTCAGATTGCCTCAGACATATATTAAAACTGTTCCTTTGGATGCTGGG aCAATAGATTATGGTGTTCCATCAGACTACTCTGGTGAGAATGAGCAGTCAGCTTCAATTCCTGGATCTGATTGGCTTCAGTGCGTCTCGCGACATATTGGTCTACCACAGTGGCTTTTATTTTCTGCTATTGCAGCTGCAGCTTTGTTTGCACTTTGGCTATATctagaaaattgttcagaaaaaTCTAAAGATTCTGATAAAGAAATACTTATTGAGAAGTCTGACATTTCCCCTACAGTTACAGTATATCTACCAGAAGTACCATTGCATAAACAACCTCCTCCTAAATACTCGGAGATTGTTGATGTACCAGAATTGAAATTTAGTTAA
- the Cth gene encoding cystathionine gamma-lyase: MSKEEGFATKAIHVGQDPLQWTHCSVVPPIVMSTTFRQDGPGQHRGYDYTRSGNPTRDVLETCLAALENGKHGFAFASGLGATTGLCSLLKAGDHLISGNDVYGGTNRYFRRCLSTHDVEITFVDATDINKITAAIKPNTKMLWLETPTNPLLYVVDLKAVCELIKTKYPEIIVVVDNTFLTCYFQKPLEFGADIVVYSLTKYMNGHADVCMGAAITRRDDIAERLRFLQNALGIVPSPFDCSLVNRSLKTLELRMQQHMKNGLAVAKYLDSHPCVEKVIHPHFPSHPQHLISLKQTTGHSGIISFYLKGDSKKFLQSLKIFTLAESLGGFESLAELPSVMTHASIPEEIRAELGITDQLIRLSVGLETESDLIDDLDQALKACQIN, translated from the exons ATGTCAAAGGAAGAAGGTTTTGCAACAAAAGCTATTCATGTTGGACAAGATCCATTACAATGGACACATTGTTCAGTAGTACCTCCTATTGTAATGTCTACAACTTTCCGTCAAGATGGTCCTGGACAACATAGA GGTTACGATTATACTAGAAGTGGAAATCCTACAAGAGATGTTTTAGAAACTTGTTTAGCTGCTCTAGAAAATGGAAAGCATGGATTTGCATTTGCATCTGGTTTAGGTGCTACAACAGGATTATGTTCGTTATTAAAAGCAGGAGATCATCTTATATCTGGAAATGATGTTTATGGTGGAACAAACCGTTATTTCCGAAGATGTTTAAGTACACATGATGttgaaataacatttgtgGATGCAACTGATATAAACAAGATTACAGCTGCCATTAAACCAAATACAAAA atgCTTTGGTTGGAGACTCCTACAAATCCTTTACTTTATGTTGTTGATCTCAAAGCTGTATGTGAgttaataaaaactaaatatcCAGAGATTATTGTAGTTGTAGACAATACTTTTCTAACATGTTATTTCCAG AAACCTTTAGAATTTGGTGCAGATATTGTAGTGTATTCTTTAACAAAGTACATGAATGGACATGCAGATGTATGCATGGGTGCAGCAATAACTAGGAGAGACGATATTGCAGAAAGACTTCGGTTTTTACAAAATG ctttAGGTATAGTGCCATCGCCTTTCGACTGTTCCTTGGTTAATCGCAGTCTAAAAACATTAGAACTCAGAATGCAGCAACATATGAAAAATGGATTAGctgttgcaaaatatttagaCTCACATCCTTGTGTAGAGAAAGTAATTCATCCAC attttccATCACATCCACAACACTTAATTAGTCTTAAACAAACAACTGGTCACAgtggaataatttcattctatCTTAAAGGTGATTctaagaaatttttacaatcgttGAAAATCTTTACATTGGCAGAATCACTCGGTGGTTTTGAATCCCTTGCCGAATTACC atCCGTCATGACGCATGCCTCTATTCCTGAAGAAATAAGAGCTGAATTGGGTATTACTGAtcaattaattcgtttatCTGTTGGTCTTGAAACAGAAAGCGATCTTATCGATGATCTAGATCAAGCTCTTAAAGCttgtcaaattaattaa
- the Lint-o gene encoding L(3)mbt interactor in ovarian somatic cells isoform X2: MQQHRVEAQILHEEQILEAIDQLRRRKARPDADRICNYLLRKFSVDARDTIADLHRLIEAEKVIQVDYKGNTSYRNASKWSRLQLYKNRPEGFVKEKLNSLMVAGAVAELVVEEPDYLDQGVPAYRLIEQLLDGVSNPTSRRMVEDFLGKEVASGNLTRLSNGNYSLVETSDMTSVEPTHRESFTLENGNVRRKELHTVSSTTGGLYDFDETENLTITDSRSNTPRSSRQVSPKPDPQIKKEECFEIIVGRNENNDSSVEHDSLKEQVSLESSQTPVDDGKEESKTTENLSHNLKRSSKSERKQRLLVRTDDPMDIEIKFEDYRKDNKEDTNSQKEKRDESGHLSEEREDDDAGRSSTNPSPTPSSVNVGGFRSARRKRAKKVFDPSDNNLVKRKRGRQPGSQNKTTLSQETQDTTKVTVKDGPCRQCSLCAKEKQESLVACRDCTVRAHPSCIYSPEEMLQKGPLATCFTCDEAYHYYCHTPRIIIPKSNSKWQCNDCVQKQYKPSINQNISLVTSRPDTPSNPPVLPPVLSPQVSPARGSSDQMEDDGPRDGIDPNIPDASDWTSEQVYQYFARLFPKEAEVFRQQDIDGHSLLLMKRSDVLSGLDLLLGPALKIYRHVLKLQVRRDDPKLYWL, translated from the exons ATGCAGCAACACCGGGTAGAAGCACAAATACTCCACGAGGAGCAGATCCTGGAGGCGATAGATCAGTTGCGTCGTCGTAAAGCGCGACCTGACGCTGACCGCATCTGCAATTATTTGTTGCGGAAATTCTCCGTAGATGCACGGGACACGATAGCCGATCTTCATAGATTAATCGAAGCGGAGAAGGTGATTCAGGTGGACTACAAAGGTAATACCAGTTACCGAAATGCTTCAAAATGGTCACGATTACAGCTTTACAAAAATCGACCGGAGGGTTTCGTGAAGGAGAAGTTGAACTCTTTGATGGTGGCGGGCGCCGTGGCCGAGCTCGTTGTAGAAGAGCCGGATTATCTCGATCAGGGTGTACCAGCATATAGGTTGATCGAGCAGCTGCTCGATGGTGTCTCGAATCCTACCTCGCGGCGTATGGTTGAGGATTTTCTTGGGAAAGAAGTGGCTAGTGGAAACTTGACGCGTCTTTCAAACGGTAATTATTCGCTGGTGGAGACGTCTGATATGACGTCTGTCGAACCAACACATCGAGAATCTTTTACCCTCGAGAATGGAAACGTTCGACGTAAAGAATTACACACGGTTTCCTCGACGACGGGTGGCCTGTATGATTTCGACGAAACAGAAAACTTGACAATTACGGACTCTAGATCAAATACGCCGAGATCCTCGCGTCAAGTTAGCCCGAAGCCTGATCCACAAATCAAGAAGGAAGaatgttttgaaataattgttggcAGGAATGAAAACAACGACTCATCAGTGGAACATGATTCTTTGAAAGAACAGGTATCGCTGGAGTCCTCGCAGACACCTGTCGATGATGGAAAAGAAGAATCGAAAACCACAGAAAATCTGTCACATAACCTCAAACGATCGTCGAAGTCTGAGCGTAAACAGCGCCTACTTGTTCGAACAGATGATCCTATGGACATAGAGATCAAGTTTGAGGATTATCGGAAAGACAATAAAGAGGATACGAATTcacagaaagaaaaaagagatgAGAGTGGACACCTTAGTGAGGAACGAGAAGACGACGATGCGGGAAGAAGTTCTACTAATCCCTCCCCTACACCGTCGAGTGTTAATGTTGGTGGATTTCGTAGTGCTCGCAGAAAG AGAGcaaaaaaagtatttgatCCTTCTGACAATAACCTTGTGAAACGGAAACGTGGAAGACAGCCTGGTTCACAAAATAAGACTACTCTATCTCAAGAAACTCAAGACACTACTAAAGTAACTGTCAAAGACGGCCCTTGTAGGCAATGTAGTCTTTGTGCCAAAGAAAAGCAAGAAAGCTTGGTTGCTTGTCGAGATTGTACCGTTAGAG caCATCCAAGTTGTATATATAGTCCGGAAGAAATGCTTCAAAAG gGTCCACTTGCGACATGTTTCACATGTGATGAAgcttatcattattattgtcataCTCCACGGATAATAATACCAAAATCGAATTCAAAGTGGCAGTGCAATGACTGTGTTCAGAAGCAATATAAACCAAGTATAAACCAGAATATTAGTCTGGTTACCAGTAGACCTGATACACCATCGAATCCACCTGTTTTACCTCCAGTTTTAAGTCCTCAAGTTTCTCCTGCCAGAGGATCTTCTGATCAAATGGAAGATGATGGTCCAAGAGATGGAATTGATCCAAACATACCCGATGCTTCAGATTGGACATCAGAACAAGTATACCAGTATTTTGCAAGACTTTTTCCAAAAGAAGCTGAAGTGTTCAGACAACAG GATATTGATGGCCACTCCTTATTATTGATGAAACGATCAGATGTTTTGAGTGGGCTTGATCTACTTTTAGGTCCagcattgaaaatatatagacaTGTATTGAAACTGCAAGTGAGAAGAGATGATCCAAAACTTTATTGGTTGTAA